The Kineothrix sp. MB12-C1 genome includes a window with the following:
- a CDS encoding ABC transporter permease, producing the protein MKAKDRSMKKMTVEQFNTWFEMLRFALAIFIAFAISFVIMSFSTEAPFAAIGNLFVGPLTSVRRFSTVLETMIPLTFAGLAVNVMFKANQFNLSAEGALFMGALMSAILAIYMPGPPILVIITGMVVAGIAGALVCAIPGILKIKWNCSEMVVSLMLNYVILYLSTYIFNQVARDPDSAYKASYSFREGVNLGNIIPRTRLHAGIFIVAVFVILTYIFMFKTKWGYKLRMTGSNLHFAKCAGISVASVIMSSQLIGGFIAGVGGSTEMLGMYSRFQWSSLPGYGFDGVILNILAKENPAYIPVAAFFVAYLRIGADYMYKQSDVAAEIVAIIEGLVIVLVAAAAFLSGFRHKMTTKVSRNLLEAGGAK; encoded by the coding sequence ATGAAGGCAAAAGATAGATCGATGAAAAAAATGACAGTAGAACAATTTAATACATGGTTTGAGATGCTCCGTTTTGCTTTGGCTATTTTTATTGCATTTGCTATTTCTTTTGTTATTATGTCTTTTTCGACAGAAGCTCCGTTTGCGGCAATCGGTAATCTGTTTGTTGGCCCTTTGACCTCTGTAAGGCGGTTCAGTACAGTTTTGGAAACGATGATTCCGCTCACGTTTGCTGGACTTGCGGTAAATGTGATGTTCAAGGCAAATCAGTTTAACTTGTCAGCGGAGGGAGCATTGTTCATGGGTGCTCTTATGTCGGCGATTCTGGCTATCTATATGCCTGGCCCTCCTATTCTGGTGATTATAACAGGTATGGTGGTGGCAGGAATAGCGGGTGCATTGGTTTGTGCGATTCCCGGTATATTAAAAATCAAGTGGAATTGCAGCGAAATGGTAGTATCCCTTATGTTGAACTATGTGATTCTCTATTTGAGCACATATATATTCAATCAGGTGGCAAGAGATCCTGATTCCGCTTATAAGGCTTCTTACAGCTTTAGAGAGGGAGTAAATCTCGGCAATATTATTCCGAGAACCCGACTTCATGCAGGTATATTTATTGTAGCAGTATTCGTCATTCTCACATATATTTTCATGTTTAAAACAAAGTGGGGTTATAAGCTGCGTATGACGGGAAGCAATCTTCACTTTGCTAAATGTGCCGGTATCAGCGTAGCGAGTGTGATTATGAGTTCTCAGCTTATCGGGGGATTTATTGCCGGAGTGGGCGGCAGCACCGAAATGCTTGGCATGTATTCTCGTTTTCAGTGGTCTTCTCTGCCGGGATATGGCTTTGATGGTGTTATCTTGAATATTTTGGCGAAAGAAAATCCGGCTTATATTCCGGTAGCAGCCTTTTTCGTAGCCTATCTAAGAATAGGTGCGGATTATATGTATAAGCAGTCAGATGTCGCGGCGGAGATCGTGGCAATCATTGAAGGTCTGGTTATCGTATTGGTGGCAGCGGCAGCTTTCCTTTCCGGATTCAGACACAAAATGACAACGAAGGTATCCAGAAATCTATTAGAAGCAGGAGGTGCGAAATAA
- the rbsK gene encoding ribokinase: MKKKILIIGSLNVDMVIEMKNMPVVGETVLGTKLTYIPGGKGANQACAAAKLGGDVVMLGCVGEDEFGDIQKSNLSACGVDTRYFKRSKKKGTGTASIYVDECGNNSIVVVAGANQECDITYLQEYDDVMKACDYVILQMEIPYDAISYAVKRAKELGKVVILNPAPAPDELPDGILEQLDYITPNETELMKLCKRDGETIEDFTEGAKVLLQKGVKNVLVTLGERGALLVSEEGAEIFPTRKVVSVDTTAAGDCFNGAFTVALAEDKGPREAVIFANAASSIAVTRNGAQTSIPDREEADEVLTSTGV, translated from the coding sequence GTGAAAAAGAAAATATTGATAATCGGTAGCTTAAATGTAGATATGGTAATTGAGATGAAGAATATGCCGGTTGTAGGAGAAACAGTTCTTGGAACAAAACTTACTTATATCCCTGGAGGTAAAGGAGCCAATCAGGCATGTGCAGCAGCCAAATTGGGAGGAGATGTAGTAATGCTTGGCTGTGTGGGAGAGGATGAATTTGGAGATATTCAGAAAAGTAATCTTTCTGCCTGTGGTGTGGATACAAGGTATTTTAAAAGAAGCAAGAAGAAGGGCACCGGAACGGCCAGCATATATGTGGATGAATGCGGAAATAATAGCATTGTTGTGGTAGCAGGGGCCAATCAGGAATGTGATATTACATATTTACAGGAGTATGATGATGTAATGAAAGCTTGTGATTATGTTATCTTGCAGATGGAAATACCATATGATGCGATCTCATATGCAGTAAAAAGGGCAAAGGAACTGGGCAAGGTGGTGATACTTAACCCTGCACCGGCGCCGGATGAGCTACCGGATGGGATTTTGGAACAGCTTGATTACATAACTCCCAACGAGACAGAATTGATGAAACTGTGCAAAAGAGACGGAGAGACAATAGAAGATTTTACAGAAGGAGCGAAAGTTCTTTTGCAAAAAGGAGTAAAAAATGTACTGGTTACTTTGGGGGAGAGGGGCGCACTTCTTGTAAGCGAAGAAGGTGCCGAGATATTTCCGACCAGAAAGGTGGTTTCCGTAGATACAACGGCAGCAGGTGATTGTTTTAACGGCGCTTTTACGGTAGCACTTGCGGAGGATAAAGGGCCAAGGGAAGCTGTGATATTTGCCAATGCAGCATCCTCTATTGCAGTGACGAGGAATGGAGCACAAACTTCTATTCCGGATAGAGAAGAAGCGGACGAAGTTTTGACTAGTACGGGCGTGTAA
- a CDS encoding nucleoside hydrolase, with protein MVDVILDIDSVGDDILAVLYGALSKDINLLGITAVNGACGSIEQAVNVALNTVALTGKDIPVYAGAAKMLAPKAVGVDGDPVNFDEELRWKFGARLDKFNETAKKSEKEAEKINAVDYLIHAFNERPGEIVLVTTGPVTNIALALQKDPSIAEKIKEAYVLGGAFKISGNITPVTEYNIWADPEAAKIVLNSDMKITLVPLDVCENNQFADGMMTRDHLAEMVYEGKGAVVDYIADKFPIYIDIWREFFQLGGFPMDDVITLALAANPELCEYTEEVFVDVELEGEIARGQTVAYFGRQIVRNPKKEHKNTRIARSIDGKKFMNLFVKTIIEQ; from the coding sequence ATGGTGGATGTTATTTTGGATATTGATTCTGTTGGGGACGATATATTGGCAGTTCTCTACGGAGCACTTAGTAAGGATATTAATCTTCTCGGAATCACTGCGGTGAATGGTGCCTGTGGGAGTATTGAGCAGGCGGTAAATGTAGCGCTCAATACGGTAGCTCTTACGGGAAAAGATATTCCGGTTTATGCGGGGGCTGCGAAGATGCTCGCACCTAAGGCGGTGGGAGTGGATGGTGATCCAGTCAACTTCGATGAAGAGCTCAGGTGGAAGTTCGGCGCACGTTTGGACAAGTTCAACGAGACAGCCAAGAAGTCGGAAAAGGAAGCGGAGAAAATAAATGCTGTGGATTATTTGATTCATGCATTTAATGAAAGACCGGGTGAAATTGTACTGGTGACTACCGGACCGGTAACCAATATTGCTCTGGCGTTGCAAAAGGATCCTTCCATAGCGGAGAAAATAAAGGAAGCATATGTTTTGGGTGGTGCCTTTAAAATATCCGGGAATATTACTCCGGTGACGGAATATAATATTTGGGCAGACCCGGAAGCAGCGAAAATTGTACTTAACTCCGATATGAAGATAACTCTCGTTCCGCTGGATGTATGTGAAAATAACCAATTTGCGGATGGGATGATGACAAGAGATCATCTTGCAGAAATGGTATATGAGGGCAAGGGTGCCGTAGTGGACTATATTGCGGACAAGTTTCCTATATATATCGATATCTGGAGAGAGTTCTTTCAGCTTGGAGGCTTCCCTATGGATGACGTAATCACTCTGGCACTGGCAGCGAACCCGGAGCTTTGCGAATATACGGAAGAAGTGTTTGTGGACGTGGAGCTGGAGGGTGAGATAGCCAGAGGACAGACGGTCGCTTATTTTGGCAGACAGATTGTCAGAAATCCGAAAAAGGAGCATAAAAATACGAGAATTGCCAGAAGCATCGATGGAAAGAAATTCATGAACCTCTTTGTGAAAACAATTATCGAACAATAG
- a CDS encoding nucleoside hydrolase gives MSKKIPIIIDCDPGHDDAMAILWALASPQLEVRAVTTVAGNQTIEKVTANTIKVLTKARRLDIPVAMGAKQPLIRKLVVGGEVVHGESGLEGPILPECGFEPSKLTALELLIKTIEESPEKITLVPIGPLTNIAALFILRPDLKEKIERLSIMGGGAYMGNWTPAAEYNIWADPEAAKVVFNSGLPIIMAGLDVTHKAYITREENEVLRAQGNEISVFAAELIDYFSRYHYEVEGFPGCTMHDPTAVAALLYPEMFTSVTCNVDVETTGELTTGMTVVDTIGYKEKIFGEKADKNTTVLLNVDREKYVKAFFAAMKALD, from the coding sequence ATGAGTAAAAAAATACCTATTATTATAGACTGTGATCCGGGTCACGATGATGCGATGGCAATTTTATGGGCGTTGGCATCGCCGCAGTTAGAAGTACGGGCGGTAACAACGGTGGCTGGGAATCAGACCATTGAAAAGGTAACGGCTAATACCATTAAAGTATTGACGAAAGCACGCAGGCTGGATATTCCTGTGGCTATGGGAGCGAAACAGCCACTTATCAGAAAGCTGGTAGTAGGAGGCGAAGTAGTGCATGGAGAGTCGGGACTGGAAGGACCGATTTTGCCGGAATGCGGATTTGAACCGTCTAAACTGACAGCACTTGAGCTTCTGATTAAGACGATAGAAGAGTCCCCGGAAAAGATAACGCTTGTTCCTATCGGGCCGTTGACAAATATCGCTGCTTTATTCATTTTAAGGCCTGATTTAAAGGAGAAGATAGAACGGTTATCCATCATGGGCGGCGGTGCTTATATGGGTAACTGGACGCCTGCGGCAGAATACAACATATGGGCGGATCCTGAAGCTGCAAAGGTTGTGTTTAATTCCGGGCTTCCTATTATTATGGCTGGGCTGGATGTGACGCATAAAGCTTATATTACGAGAGAAGAGAACGAAGTTCTGCGCGCTCAGGGAAATGAAATTTCTGTTTTTGCGGCAGAATTGATTGATTATTTCAGCCGCTATCATTATGAGGTAGAAGGCTTCCCGGGATGTACGATGCATGACCCTACCGCTGTTGCGGCACTGCTTTATCCGGAGATGTTTACCAGTGTAACTTGTAATGTGGATGTGGAAACGACAGGAGAACTGACAACGGGGATGACCGTAGTGGATACGATAGGATATAAAGAAAAAATATTCGGTGAAAAAGCGGATAAAAATACGACTGTATTGCTTAATGTGGACCGGGAGAAATATGTGAAAGCCTTTTTTGCAGCAATGAAAGCTTTGGATTAA
- a CDS encoding BMP family ABC transporter substrate-binding protein, with protein MKRLTALLMAGVMVFGMTACGAQKTEQSSGGQTAAETPAENNAPAEDGEDSGKSAILIVNGNLGDLGFFDSANAGMQRLKNELGLSVQVIETGDEESKWEPALADAAEEDVDYVIAVSPSMVEPMQNIAPLYPEKKFLMMDNTVDFASGDYSNVYCATFKQNEGSFLAGAVGAILAKDTGMLGFVGGMDIPPINDFLVGYIEGALAVNPDVKVIATYPGDYYDPAKGKEHGIVLSNQGAEVMFAAAGPTGLGVIEAAVEADKYIIGVDSDQSAGYAANGDQETANQIVTSMMKNVGDAIFRAIDLDLKGELALGQSESLGIVEGGIGLAKNEVYNSTLTDEEKKAIEDIEVRLISGELKVSTAIGMTTEELDKLRSSVAP; from the coding sequence ATGAAAAGGTTAACAGCATTGTTAATGGCAGGGGTTATGGTATTTGGCATGACGGCTTGCGGAGCACAGAAAACGGAGCAAAGCAGTGGGGGGCAGACGGCAGCAGAAACTCCGGCTGAGAATAATGCGCCTGCAGAGGATGGAGAAGATTCCGGGAAAAGTGCAATTTTAATTGTCAACGGAAATCTGGGCGATTTAGGGTTCTTTGACTCAGCGAATGCAGGAATGCAGAGATTGAAAAATGAATTGGGACTCAGTGTACAAGTAATAGAAACCGGCGATGAAGAATCCAAATGGGAACCGGCACTAGCCGACGCGGCGGAAGAAGATGTGGATTATGTTATTGCGGTATCCCCTTCCATGGTGGAACCGATGCAGAATATAGCACCGCTTTATCCGGAAAAGAAATTCCTTATGATGGACAATACAGTTGATTTTGCGAGCGGAGATTACAGCAACGTATATTGTGCTACCTTCAAGCAAAATGAAGGTTCCTTCCTGGCAGGAGCGGTTGGGGCAATACTTGCGAAGGATACGGGAATGTTGGGATTTGTAGGTGGTATGGATATTCCTCCTATTAATGACTTTTTAGTTGGCTACATAGAAGGAGCACTTGCAGTAAATCCTGATGTTAAGGTAATTGCAACGTATCCCGGGGATTATTATGATCCTGCAAAAGGAAAAGAGCATGGCATCGTTTTAAGCAATCAGGGTGCAGAAGTTATGTTTGCTGCGGCAGGCCCCACAGGTCTTGGTGTTATTGAAGCAGCGGTAGAAGCGGATAAATATATTATAGGTGTTGACTCCGACCAGTCGGCAGGATATGCTGCAAACGGCGATCAGGAGACAGCAAACCAGATTGTAACCTCTATGATGAAAAATGTAGGTGATGCTATTTTCAGAGCGATTGACCTCGACTTAAAGGGAGAGCTTGCATTGGGACAATCTGAAAGCCTCGGTATCGTGGAAGGTGGTATAGGTCTTGCGAAGAATGAGGTTTATAACAGCACATTGACCGATGAAGAAAAAAAAGCAATTGAAGATATTGAAGTTAGATTAATTTCAGGCGAATTAAAGGTAAGCACAGCAATCGGTATGACAACAGAAGAGCTTGACAAACTAAGAAGCAGCGTTGCACCGTAA
- a CDS encoding ABC transporter permease, whose amino-acid sequence MSSVLEAIFSTTFLFSVIRVATPLILASMGAVITSNAGITNIGIEGVMLVSALVGVFSSAFGFGPWFGFLMAILTGVICSLAIGYVSMSLKADSVLTCIAFNTMAIGGTVYFMYAVVRDKGTTIALNSGKLPSVEIPIVKDIPVLGDVLSNHNVVSYIAFLMIIAVYILLYKTPLGLRIRSAGKAPGALSSVGVSLLKTRYIALGISGILGGMAGAFMSMGYVTWFSKNMTAGRGFIALAADAMGNSTPIGAALSSLLFAAAEALSYSLQITMIPPELVQMLPYLVTIVGLVVYAARRSSLDKKKREKLAEK is encoded by the coding sequence ATGTCGAGTGTATTAGAAGCTATTTTCAGTACCACCTTTTTGTTTTCTGTAATTCGAGTGGCGACACCGTTGATACTGGCGTCTATGGGGGCGGTTATCACATCGAATGCAGGGATTACCAATATAGGTATCGAAGGAGTCATGCTTGTATCTGCTCTTGTCGGTGTCTTTTCCAGTGCCTTCGGTTTTGGTCCCTGGTTCGGTTTTCTGATGGCTATCCTTACGGGGGTTATCTGTTCTCTGGCTATCGGTTATGTATCCATGAGCTTGAAAGCCGATAGCGTACTTACCTGTATCGCCTTCAATACCATGGCGATTGGAGGAACGGTTTATTTCATGTATGCGGTAGTGAGGGATAAAGGGACGACCATTGCGCTCAATTCAGGAAAGCTTCCTTCTGTGGAAATACCGATTGTCAAAGACATACCGGTTCTGGGTGATGTTCTATCCAATCATAATGTAGTATCCTATATTGCTTTTCTAATGATTATTGCAGTATATATCCTTCTGTATAAGACACCTCTGGGGCTTAGGATACGGTCGGCGGGAAAAGCGCCGGGTGCTTTGTCTTCCGTAGGTGTGAGTCTTTTGAAAACAAGATATATTGCACTTGGAATCAGCGGTATTCTGGGTGGTATGGCAGGTGCATTCATGTCCATGGGATATGTGACATGGTTTTCCAAGAACATGACGGCAGGACGTGGATTTATCGCCTTGGCGGCAGATGCTATGGGGAACTCCACTCCCATAGGAGCGGCATTATCCTCCCTTTTATTCGCAGCGGCGGAAGCACTGTCTTACTCCCTTCAGATTACGATGATTCCACCGGAGTTGGTTCAGATGCTCCCTTATCTCGTAACGATTGTAGGACTCGTGGTATACGCGGCGAGAAGGAGCTCTTTAGATAAGAAAAAACGTGAAAAATTGGCAGAAAAATAG
- a CDS encoding YczE/YyaS/YitT family protein, producing the protein MKGKIFQKKLVLQILVAIVGLMICGVGVGIFLYSQLGVDPASVLQLGLGNVFHVSYGTASALSNIVILFIVFIVDKSYINLSSLLAIFGIGYTADFVSFLLDFFIKGEPGIAIRILMILIGCLIMAVGIATYIRAGLGVGAIDMVSEVISNKLKFSYRIVRVVCDITFVVVGYLLGGIVGVGTVVAAFMTGPAVQFVRPYVYKVTDKVLRDSRG; encoded by the coding sequence GTGAAAGGAAAAATATTTCAAAAGAAGCTGGTTTTACAGATTTTAGTAGCAATTGTGGGGCTTATGATATGCGGTGTGGGTGTTGGTATATTCCTTTATAGCCAGTTGGGGGTAGATCCTGCCAGCGTATTACAGCTTGGACTTGGCAATGTCTTTCATGTAAGTTATGGGACGGCCTCGGCTCTGAGCAACATAGTGATTTTGTTCATCGTTTTTATAGTGGATAAATCTTATATTAATTTATCATCCCTGCTTGCTATCTTCGGAATCGGCTATACGGCAGATTTTGTCAGCTTTTTGCTGGACTTCTTTATTAAAGGAGAGCCGGGGATCGCAATTAGAATATTGATGATTTTAATAGGCTGTCTTATTATGGCTGTTGGCATTGCCACATATATACGGGCGGGCCTCGGTGTCGGAGCCATTGATATGGTGTCTGAGGTGATCAGTAACAAGCTTAAATTTTCTTACCGCATAGTCAGGGTAGTATGTGATATCACGTTTGTAGTTGTTGGTTACCTACTCGGTGGAATTGTCGGGGTAGGAACAGTAGTGGCGGCTTTTATGACTGGGCCTGCGGTACAGTTTGTCAGACCATACGTATATAAGGTGACGGATAAGGTGTTGAGAGATAGTAGAGGATAG
- a CDS encoding GreA/GreB family elongation factor, with protein MNNQLTQNDIKRMEEEIEYRKIVVRKEALEAVKEARAHGDLSENFEYYAAKREKNKNESRIRFLERMIKTAEIISDESKVDEIGVNNTVEVIFEEDGSTEVYKIVTTVRGNSLEGLISTESPIGKALLGHRAGDRVHVQVNDSFGYDIVVKKIEKTIDDGSDKIRSF; from the coding sequence ATGAATAACCAATTGACACAAAATGATATTAAAAGGATGGAAGAAGAGATAGAATATCGTAAGATAGTGGTTCGTAAGGAAGCGCTGGAAGCGGTAAAGGAAGCGAGAGCCCATGGGGATCTGAGTGAAAACTTCGAGTATTATGCGGCGAAGCGTGAAAAGAATAAAAATGAGAGCCGCATCCGTTTCTTAGAGCGGATGATCAAGACGGCAGAAATTATTTCCGATGAATCGAAGGTGGATGAAATCGGAGTAAATAATACAGTGGAAGTTATATTTGAAGAGGATGGATCCACAGAAGTTTATAAAATTGTAACTACCGTCAGAGGGAATTCGTTGGAAGGGTTAATTAGTACGGAATCGCCCATAGGAAAGGCGCTTCTTGGGCACAGGGCAGGGGATCGGGTGCATGTGCAGGTAAATGATTCTTTTGGATATGATATTGTGGTGAAAAAGATAGAAAAGACTATAGATGACGGAAGCGATAAGATTAGGAGCTTCTAA
- a CDS encoding ABC transporter ATP-binding protein, with translation MNEKVILKVENIWKVYPNGIVANKNVNFEVHEGEIHALIGENGAGKSTLMKILFGIETPEEGRIILNGDEVKIENSKKAISLGIGMVHQHFMLVDSLTIAENIVLGNEPKKYGLFMNKAQMIKQAKECSEKYNFNIDVSDKIEDVSVGVKQKTEILKALVRGAKVLILDEPTAVLTPQETKELFVELNTLKKQGHTIIFISHKLNEIMEICDRVTIMRHGTTVDTCFIEDTSPQDISNKMVGREIVLHVDKKPAKRGEVCLEAKDLVYVNGIGKKALDGVSLKLRKGEILSVAGVEGNGQSELAAVLTGMKKPVSGSVKVRGKEIEEFEPAVFRENKLTYIPEDRMTNGCAAKLSIVDNMFTDKIESFLKKNGIFLDKKKMKEQAEFLVKDFNILCGSIQHQVQMLSGGNIQKVVAARELTQEAEIIIAEQPTRGIDAGASELIRRKIVEFRDRGAAILLVSADLNEVLELSDSTVVMHNGKINAYFQDTSKLTEEELGYYMLGVKKQTEKEVSAIL, from the coding sequence ATGAATGAAAAAGTAATTTTGAAGGTTGAAAACATTTGGAAGGTATATCCGAATGGTATTGTAGCTAATAAAAATGTAAATTTTGAAGTCCATGAAGGTGAAATTCATGCGTTGATTGGAGAAAATGGAGCGGGAAAATCCACTTTGATGAAGATATTGTTCGGTATTGAGACACCGGAAGAGGGTAGGATCATACTGAACGGAGATGAAGTGAAGATAGAAAATTCGAAAAAGGCAATCAGCCTCGGAATCGGTATGGTACATCAGCATTTTATGCTTGTAGATTCATTGACGATTGCAGAGAATATTGTCCTCGGTAATGAACCAAAAAAATACGGCCTGTTCATGAACAAAGCACAGATGATCAAGCAGGCGAAAGAATGCTCGGAAAAATATAACTTTAATATAGATGTCAGCGACAAAATAGAAGATGTCAGCGTAGGAGTAAAGCAGAAGACAGAGATTCTAAAGGCTCTGGTACGCGGAGCAAAAGTTCTGATTTTAGATGAGCCTACGGCGGTTTTGACTCCCCAGGAAACGAAAGAACTTTTTGTAGAGCTGAATACGCTGAAAAAGCAGGGACATACCATTATATTCATTTCCCATAAATTGAATGAAATTATGGAGATATGCGACAGAGTGACCATTATGCGGCATGGAACGACGGTGGATACTTGTTTCATTGAGGATACAAGTCCACAGGATATATCGAATAAAATGGTGGGGAGGGAAATCGTTCTCCATGTGGACAAGAAACCGGCAAAACGCGGAGAGGTATGCTTGGAAGCAAAAGATCTGGTCTATGTTAACGGCATCGGCAAGAAGGCACTCGATGGTGTCAGCTTGAAATTGAGAAAGGGAGAGATATTAAGCGTCGCCGGTGTGGAGGGCAACGGGCAATCTGAGCTGGCAGCAGTTTTGACAGGGATGAAAAAGCCGGTAAGCGGAAGCGTAAAAGTACGCGGAAAAGAAATTGAGGAATTTGAACCTGCCGTATTCCGTGAGAATAAGCTGACTTATATACCGGAGGATCGTATGACTAACGGATGTGCGGCGAAGCTGAGCATCGTAGACAATATGTTTACGGATAAAATAGAAAGCTTCTTGAAAAAGAACGGTATCTTCCTGGATAAAAAGAAAATGAAAGAACAGGCGGAGTTTCTCGTAAAGGATTTTAATATTCTGTGCGGATCTATCCAACATCAGGTACAGATGCTGTCCGGCGGTAATATCCAGAAGGTCGTCGCAGCCAGAGAACTGACACAGGAAGCTGAAATTATCATTGCGGAACAGCCTACCCGAGGTATTGATGCGGGTGCATCGGAGTTAATACGAAGAAAAATCGTGGAGTTTAGAGACAGAGGAGCAGCCATCTTGCTCGTTTCTGCCGATTTAAATGAGGTGCTGGAACTTAGTGACAGCACAGTGGTAATGCATAATGGAAAGATCAATGCTTATTTTCAAGATACATCTAAATTGACGGAAGAAGAGCTCGGCTATTATATGCTGGGTGTAAAGAAACAGACAGAAAAAGAGGTGAGTGCAATATTATGA
- a CDS encoding PfkB family carbohydrate kinase, which produces MNIKDIAKLCGVSPSTVSKILHNKDEDISALTRKKVLEVIKEYQYVPYSKVINSMAPKTNIIGVLLSDSTYGVQDILYRIEAAAIENGYSIMLCNTAGDKDKEEKYYQIMKNKGVDGIISVCQAGELPEDMKIPAVQILDKKSRTGKNKAADIYFDMRDVGYLAANYLLEKGHNKIACLLEAGDEEIMAGYLKAYKERFVSPNKEWIFLGTEEDIISIGISKCLNEDITAVICANAEIGNVVYEKIRERGDIVPDKISVISVRDSSFAEKSYPKMTAVHVSALKVGNAAVNALIQIMEGRKPVYECREKIEPDICERNSVMVPTGHEQGGKIVVVGSMNMDCMINVSHIPTGGETVRSRNIISLPGGKGANQAVGAGKLGGLVYMIGRLGNDSDGKEIYNSLVNSGVKTDGVVFDDAIPTGKAYINVAADGESTIVIYPGANEKLDRSQVRQYEQLLDDAKYCLLTLEISEETVEYTIQKCKKKKVKVILKPSSVEKMKESLFENIDYFVPNEKEVKQLIPEAATIEEKADILVKKGVKNVIITLGHKGCYLKNDHYEGYFPAADFHPVDTTGAADAFISALAVSLSEGNGILRAIGFATYAAGISVARQGVQPAMVDRRGLSLYKEEIDSFCGKNTLKNTK; this is translated from the coding sequence ATGAACATTAAAGACATTGCTAAGCTGTGCGGTGTGTCGCCGTCTACCGTATCCAAGATTCTTCATAATAAAGATGAGGATATAAGTGCACTGACGAGAAAAAAGGTTCTGGAAGTCATTAAGGAATACCAATATGTGCCTTATTCCAAGGTCATAAACAGTATGGCCCCTAAAACGAATATAATAGGCGTCCTTTTGTCCGATAGTACCTATGGTGTGCAGGATATATTGTATCGCATAGAAGCTGCCGCCATTGAAAATGGATACAGTATTATGCTATGTAATACGGCAGGTGACAAAGATAAGGAAGAGAAGTATTATCAGATAATGAAGAATAAAGGGGTGGATGGTATTATTTCTGTTTGCCAGGCGGGAGAACTGCCTGAAGATATGAAGATACCTGCCGTACAGATTCTAGATAAAAAGAGTAGAACAGGAAAAAATAAAGCAGCGGATATCTATTTCGATATGCGGGATGTAGGCTATCTTGCGGCTAATTACCTGCTTGAAAAGGGACATAATAAAATTGCATGTCTGCTGGAAGCGGGGGATGAAGAGATAATGGCCGGTTATCTCAAAGCATATAAGGAGAGATTTGTTTCGCCGAATAAGGAATGGATATTTCTTGGAACAGAAGAAGATATTATAAGCATAGGGATATCCAAATGTCTGAATGAGGATATAACGGCTGTAATATGTGCAAATGCGGAGATTGGAAATGTTGTTTACGAGAAAATAAGGGAACGGGGAGATATTGTTCCTGATAAAATATCGGTAATCAGTGTGAGGGACAGCTCTTTTGCAGAAAAGTCATATCCGAAGATGACGGCGGTCCATGTGTCAGCACTAAAAGTTGGCAATGCTGCAGTAAATGCTCTGATTCAGATAATGGAGGGCAGAAAGCCTGTTTATGAATGCAGGGAAAAAATAGAGCCTGATATTTGTGAGAGAAACAGCGTTATGGTTCCCACCGGGCATGAACAGGGAGGGAAGATTGTTGTAGTAGGCAGCATGAATATGGACTGCATGATAAATGTTAGCCATATACCTACCGGAGGAGAAACGGTAAGATCTCGGAATATTATTTCCCTGCCCGGAGGAAAAGGGGCGAATCAGGCGGTAGGAGCGGGCAAGCTGGGAGGGCTCGTTTATATGATAGGAAGGCTTGGAAACGACAGCGACGGGAAAGAGATATATAATAGCCTGGTGAATAGCGGTGTGAAAACGGACGGAGTCGTTTTCGATGATGCTATCCCTACCGGTAAAGCATATATCAATGTTGCAGCTGATGGCGAAAGTACTATTGTAATCTATCCCGGTGCTAATGAAAAGCTTGACCGCAGTCAGGTGCGGCAATATGAACAGCTTCTGGATGATGCGAAGTATTGCTTGCTGACATTGGAGATTTCGGAAGAAACAGTGGAATATACGATACAAAAGTGTAAGAAGAAAAAGGTAAAGGTCATTTTAAAACCTTCCTCTGTGGAGAAAATGAAAGAAAGCCTATTTGAAAATATCGATTATTTTGTTCCCAATGAAAAGGAAGTAAAGCAATTGATTCCGGAAGCAGCAACAATTGAGGAGAAGGCAGATATTCTCGTTAAAAAGGGAGTGAAAAATGTCATTATCACTTTAGGGCACAAAGGTTGTTACTTGAAAAATGATCATTATGAAGGCTATTTCCCGGCAGCAGACTTTCATCCGGTGGATACTACCGGTGCAGCCGATGCCTTTATCAGTGCTCTGGCAGTTTCCCTAAGTGAAGGAAATGGTATCTTACGGGCAATCGGTTTTGCTACTTATGCGGCGGGTATAAGCGTTGCCAGACAAGGAGTACAGCCTGCCATGGTGGATCGGAGAGGACTTTCTTTATATAAAGAAGAAATAGATAGCTTTTGTGGTAAAAATACCTTAAAGAATACAAAATAG